One window of the Mixophyes fleayi isolate aMixFle1 chromosome 6, aMixFle1.hap1, whole genome shotgun sequence genome contains the following:
- the FZD2 gene encoding frizzled-2 codes for MQGVRTATLPQFLCSFLAICLLATAQLHGEKGISVPEHGFCQPISIPLCTDIAYNQTIMPNLLGHTNQEDAGLEVHQFYPLVKVQCSSELRFFLCSMYAPVCTVLEQAIPPCRSICERARHGCEALMNKFGFQWPERLRCENFPRHGAEQICVGQNHSEDGGPITTRPPQHGTPEPAIYATPDRPFHCPRVLKVPTYLNYRFLGEKDCAAPCEPSKNDGFMFFSQDEIRFARVWILIWSVLCCASTFFTVTTYLVDMQRFRYPERPIIFLSGCYTMVSVAYIAGFVLGDKVVCNEGFSEDGYKTVVQGTKKEGCTILFMMLYFFSMASSIWWVILSLTWFLAAGMKWGHEAIEANSQYFHLAAWAVPAVKTITILAMGQIDGDLLSGVCFVGLNSIDPLRGFVLAPLFVYLFIGTSFLLAGFVSLFRIRTIMKHDGTKTEKLERLMVRIGVFSVLYTVPATIVIACYFYEQAFREHWERSWVSQNCKSLAIPCPLQYTPRMTPDFTVYMIKYLMTLIVGITSGFWIWSGKTLHSWRKFYTRLTNSKHGETTV; via the coding sequence TTGCTATATGCCTACTGGCTACTGCCCAACTTCATGGTGAAAAAGGCATCTCAGTGCCTGAGCATGGCTTCTGTCAGCCCATCTCCATTCCTCTGTGTACAGACATTGCCTATAATCAGACCATAATGCCCAACCTTTTGGGGCACACCAACCAGGAAGATGCTGGCCTGGAGGTCCACCAGTTCTACCCATTAGTAAAGGTTCAGTGTTCTTCAGAACTGCGTTTCTTTCTGTGTTCAATGTACGCCCCAGTTTGCACAGTGTTGGAGCAAGCCATCCCTCCCTGCCGATCTATTTGTGAGCGTGCAAGGCATGGGTGTGAGGCCCTCATGAACAAATTTGGCTTTCAATGGCCTGAGAGGTTAAGATGTGAGAACTTTCCTCGTCATGGTGCAGAGCAGATTTGTGTTGGGCAAAACCACTCAGAAGATGGAGGTCCaataaccactagaccaccacaACATGGTACCCCTGAACCAGCAATCTATGCCACACCTGATCGTCCCTTCCATTGCCCTCGGGTGCTGAAGGTACCCACCTATCTGAACTACAGGTTTTTAGGAGAGAAGGACTGTGCTGCTCCATGTGAACCTTCTAAGAATGATGGTTTCATGTTCTTCAGTCAAGATGAGATCCGTTTTGCCCGGGTTTGGATTCTTATTTGGTCTGTACTTTGCTGTGCCTCAACTTTCTTCACAGTGACCACTTATTTAGTTGACATGCAGAGGTTTCGTTATCCTGAAAGGCCCATAATTTTCTTATCTGGATGCTATACCATGGTGTCTGTGGCCTACATTGCAGGCTTTGTGCTTGGAGATAAAGTTGTTTGCAATGAGGGGTTCTCAGAGGATGGCTACAAAACTGTTGTACAGGGTACCAAAAAGGAAGGGTGCACTATcctttttatgatgctttacttcTTCAGTATGGCTAGCTCCATCTGGTGGGTCATTCTATCTTTAACCTGGTTCCTGGCAGCTGGCATGAAGTGGGGGCATGAAGCAATAGAAGCAAACTCACAGTACTTCCATCTGGCAGCATGGGCAGTACCAGCTGTGAAGACCATTACTATCCTGGCCATGGGACAGATCGATGGAGATCTCCTCAGTGGAGTTTGCTTTGTAGGACTAAATAGTATTGATCCCCTGAGGGGCTTTGTGCTGGCTCCTCTCTTTGTCTACCTCTTCATTGGAACCTCATTTCTCCTTGCTGGTTTTGTATCCCTCTTCAGAATTAGGACCATCATGAAGCATGATGGCACAAAGACTGAGAAGCTGGAACGCCTGATGGTGCGGATTGGTGTCTTCAGTGTTCTATACACTGTACCCGCCACAATTGTCATTGCCTGTTACTTCTATGAGCAGGCCTTCAGGGAGCACTGGGAACGTAGCTGGGTCAGTCAGAATTGCAAGAGCCTAGCTATTCCTTGCCCCTTGCAATACACCCCTCGTATGACACCAGACTTTACAGTCTACATGATTAAGTACCTCATGACCCTCATTGTTGGCATCACTTCTGGTTTTTGGATATGGTCAGGCAAAACCCTTCACTCATGGAGAAAGTTTTACACCAGGCTTACCAACAGCAAACATGGAGAGACAACTGTGTGA